The DNA sequence TGCGCAGGTCGGCGCCGGGCTGGTGGTCGTGCTGCTCCTGCTGGTGGTCGTCCGGCTGCCGTGGGCCGGGGACCTCGGTATGCACGCGGCGACCGTGCAACGTCTGCGGTACGACCTGGTCGACCCCGGCAATCCGCTCGTCGACGCGGACACGCCGAGTCCGTACTACTCGCCCTGGATGCTGGTGCTCGGGTGTGTCGCCCGGGTGACGGGGTTCTCGGTCTTCGTCGTGCTGCGGATCGGTGCGGTGGTCGCGCTCGGGTTGTTCGTCAGCGGGGTGTGGCGGTACGTGCGGACGCTGAGCGCGCATCCGGCTGCGCCCGCGCTGTCCTTGCTGTGCCTGGTGTTCCTGTGGGGGACGTCGCTGTTCACCTGGAGCGGGTTTCTCGGACTGAACTCGCTGGCGTTGACGGTGTCGTATCCGAGTGTGTTCGCGTTGGGGCTGGCGTTTCACTTCTGGGCCTGGTTGGCGGGGGCGGTGCGGGCGGGCTCGGTGCGGGTGCACTCGGTGCGGGGGTGGGGGGTGTGGGTCGGGCTCGGCGTGCTGTGGGCGGTGATTCTGCTGTGCCATCAGTTCTCGGGGGTGGTGGCCTCTTTGGGGGCGTTGGCCACGGTGGTCGCTGCGCGGGTGGGGGGTGCGGTGTGGTGGCGGCTGGGGGTGGGGGCGCTGGTGGGGGTGGGGGTTCTGTGGGTGTGGCCGTACTACGACTTCTTCGCGTTGGTCGGGGCGGGGGGTGATCTGGAGGCGGTGCATCGGGGGTTGTACCGGGATCTGCTGGGGCGGTACTGGCTGGTGTTGGTGGGGGTGGTGGCGCTGGGGGTGCGGTGGTGGCGGGATCGGTGGGATCCGTTGGTGCTGTTCTTCGTGCTGGGGGTGGTGGTCGTGGGGGTGGGTGGGGTGAGCGGGCATTACTCGTGGGGGCGGGCGGTGCCGGCTGTGGTGATTCCTGCGCAGATTGCTGCGGGGGTGGGGGTGGTGGAGGGCTGGGGGCGGCTGGGGCGGCTGGGGCGGCTGGGGTGGTCGGGGTGGAAAGGGTTGCGTGGGGTGTGGGTGGGGGTGGTTTGTGGAGCGTTGGTCGTGGGGGGCTGGACTCAGGTCGGGACTGTTGGGTACGTCGTCCCGCGGGGTGTGTTGCCGGGGGTGGTTGCGGCGAAGTACCGGGTGCCTTGGGTGGGGTATCACTGGGTCACGCCGTGGGTTGAGTACGGGGACGTTGTGATGGCGCGGACCTTTGCGGCTCGGCAGATTCCGGCGTATGGGGCGTACACCGTGGCGCCCGGGTATCCCGACTTCTTTCTGCCGGATGAGGGGCGGCGGGGGGAGGCTGTGCGGCGGTATTTCGCGGTGGGGGCGTCGGAGGGGGTTCGGCGGGGGATTGTGCGGGCGTATGGGGTGCGGTGGGTTGTGGATCGGGGGGATGGGGGTGGGGTTGGGCGGGGGTTGGGCTCCGGGGTGCGGGTGGTGGCTCGGGGGCCGGGTGGGCAGGTGTTGTATGAGGTGGTGCGGTGAGGGGGTTGCGGGTTTGCCTCGCCCCCGCCGCCCCTACCCTTCCCGACCCTGGGGGCTGCCGCCCCCAGACCCCCGCTTTCGGCCTGAACGGCTCCTCGTCCTCAAACGCCGGACGGGCTGGAAGCCCTGGACCGGCGCCCGTAACTGACCCGAGGTCGCCCTACCGCAACGCGCTCCTCAGCAACCGCGCCGCCCTTCTCACCCTCGGTCGGGCCGCGCGGCGGGTCAGGGGGTGGAGGAGTTTGGCCGTTATGCCCACCGGCTGCCAGCGGATCTGGAGGCGGCCGGTGCCTCGGCCCTCTGGCTCGATGGTTACTTGGTGTGGTGCCGTGCCTGTGCGGTACGGGATGCGGGTGGTGAGGGTGGGGAAGTCCAGGGGGGCCAGGAGTACGGCGGAGTGGGCCTGGCCCTGGTGTTCGATGCGGAGCAAGGGGTGGCGGACGCCGGCGAAGCCGTGGTGGGGGACCGGGGCCGTGGCGAGGTCCAGGTGGACGTGGCCCTCGTAGATGCCGGGGCGGACCGGGGTGAGGCGGAAGGGGACCTTGAGGCGGTGTCGGCCGGGTGCGAGGAGGAGGCCGGCGCGGTGGGGGCCCACCGGGAGGCGTAGGCCGGGGTCGTAGGTGCGGATCGTGAGGTCGATCGAGGCGCCGGGGCCGCGGGTGAGCTCGGTGATCTCGTGGCGGAACTGGGCGCTTCGGAAGGGGCGCGTGTCCAGTTCGAGGTCGGTGACGTCGAGTTCGCGCCGGGACCAGTCGGTCGTGGGGATGGTCTCGCCCCAGTACGTGTGGCCCTGTGCGTCCGGTGTCACCCGTCTCGGGGCCACGCCCTGGCCCAAGCCCCGTGCCGCCGGCCTCGCTTCCTCGAAGCGGCGTTCGCGGACCAGTTGCAGGACCACGCGTTCCGTACGGGGGAGGCGGGCGTAGGCCGTGGGGGACAGGGTCTCCAGGTAGGGGGTCATGATGTCCGCGAAGGAGGTCAGCCACTGCTCGTCGCGGTACGGCAGGTCCCCGGCGTACATGCGGAAGTCGTGCTTGAGGAACTTGAAGTCCTTGTCGTCGCGCAGCCCCGTGTGCCCGCTCTCGGCGAGGAAGTCGTCGATGAGGCGCTGGACGCGGACGCGGTCGCGGACGTTGTCGAGCCGGTCGCGCTGGTTGGAGATCGATGCCGTGTCGGTGGCCGCGTAGGGCGCGATGTGCCAGCGGTACACCGGCTCCGGGACGATCGTGAACTCCTTGGCCAGGCAGTACGCCTGCGCCGAGAACAACTGGTCCTCGTAGTGGATGCCCTCGGGGAAGCGGAGGTCGTGGCGGTCCAGGAAGGCCCGGGCGTACATCTTGCTCGTCGACAGGTGCTCGAAGAGCAGCCGGGGTTCGGACTCGATGCCGAGCACCGTGCGACGCTCGGCGACCAGGTGCGGCATCCATTTCGTACGGCGGCCGTTGTCCTCGCGGATCCGCACGACCGCGCCCATCGCGAAGTCGATCTCCCGCTCGCGGTGGGCGGCCAGGAGCAACTCCACTGCGTCGTCCGTCAGTTCGTCGTCGCTGTCCAGGAACATCACGTACGGCGCCCGCGCGATCTCCAGGGCACGGTTGCGCGGGGCGCTGCAGCCGCCGCTGTTCTCGGGCAGGCGGAGGTGGCGGACACGGGAGTCGAGGGCGGCCAAGTGCCTTGCCACCTGCGGGGTTTCGTCCGTCGAGTGGTCGTCGCTGATGATGATCTCGATGTTGGCGTGGGTCTGGCGGCGTACCGACTCCACGGCTCGCGGGAGGCGCTCGGCGTCGTTGAAGACGATGACCGTGACGGTGACATCAGGGAGAGCGACTTCAGGGAGTGCGGCGTCCGGGAGTGGGGAGTGAGGGGGCGTGGCTTTCGGGGTCATACCGCCTCCCTCGGGCTCGGTGCCGGTGTGCGTTCCTCCAGGGGAGTCACCGGGGGCAGGGCGTCCTCGCTCTCGCCCAGGAACACCCGGCGCACGACCCGTTCGGCGGCGCGTCCGTCGTCGTACTCGCAGAAACGGTGGCGGAAAGCGGTCCGCGCCTTCGTCGCGCCCTCGTCGTGCCAGGCCGAGGTGGTGAGGATCTCCGTCAGTTCCTGCTGGGTGCGGGCCACTTGGCCGGGAGGCTCGGTCATCAGGTCGAAGTAGACGCCGCGGGTGGAGCGGTAGGTCTCCCAGTCGTCGGCGTAGACGACGATCGGGCGGTCGAGGTTGGCGTAGTCGAACATGATGGACGAGTAGTCCGTGACCAGCGCGTCCGCGGCCAGGGCCAGGTCCTCGACCGGATCGTAGGCGGAGACGTCGATGACCCGGCCCGTGCGGCGCAGGGCGGTCAGCGGGGACGGGGTGCCGTCGTAGAAGTAGTGGCCGCGGACCAGCAGGACCGTGTCCTTGCCGAGTTGCTCGGCGAGGGTGGCGAGATCCAGGCGGGGCGTCCAGCCGGCCTCGTAGTCGCGGTGGGTGGGGGCGTAGAGGATCGCGCGGTGGGCCGGGGGGATGCCCAGGCGGTCGCGGATCGTGCGGATGTCGGCCGCGGTGGCGGTGTAGTAGACGTCGTTGCGCGGATAGCCGTGGTCGAGGGAGACGAAGCGGGACGGGTACGCGCGCTCCCACATGCGGGTGGAGTGGCTGTTCGCCGAGACGCTGTAGTCCCACCGGTCGATACGGGACAGCAGGGCCTGGAAGTCCAGGCCCTTGGCCGCCGCCGGGAACTCCATCTGGTCCACGCCCATGCGCTTGAGCGGGGTGCCGTGGTGGGTCTGGAGGTGGATCGCGTCCGGGCGTTTCACGACCGCGTTGGGGAAGTTGACGTTGTTGACCAGGTACTTCGCCGTGGCCAGCACCTCGCGGTAGCGGCGGGTGCCGGGGAGTACGTGGTCGGTGTGGGGCGGGAGGAGGGGCGCGTTGTCGGGTGTCACCACCCACACCGGGTGGATCTGGGGGGCCAGTTCGGAGAGCTTGGCCGCGATCGCCGCCGGGTTGCAGGCGACTCCGCGGTTCCAGTACGCGGCGAAGACGGCCAGGTTGGGGTTGACCGGACGCGACAGTGACCTGCGGTAATGGTGGTCGCCGAGGGCGGCGGAGACGTGGCGGGCGCCGGCTCCCAGGGCCGACTTCGCGGCGCGGCGGGTGCGGTTGGCGGCCTGGAAGGCGCGGTACCTGGTGTACGCGTCCTCCTCCAGGAGGGCTCGGCGGATGCCCTCGGGGCCGGCGGGGCGGCGGTATCCGGGCGGGCGTTGCCGGACGGCGGCTGCGGCGGCGCGGTGGAAGAACTCCCTGGCCACCGCGTCCGGCATGGGCGTGCGGGCGAAGGTGCGCAGACAGTCCCGGATCATCACGTCGTACAGGACGGCGTGGGTGGTGCGGCTTGCGTGGCCCGGGGCGACTGCGGGGACTGTGCGGCCCGCGGCGCCGGTGGCGAGGGTGAGAAGGGCTTCGTAGCGGCCGACGAGGGCGTGGTGCTGCTCGGGGGTGACCGGGGGGAGGCTCTCGGGACGCAGCTCGTGGTGCTCGTACGCCACCTGGTTCAGGGCGGCCACGTGGTCGGCGAGGAGCAGGGTGGCGTAGGCGGCGTACGGCTCGTCCGGGGTGGTGAGGTGCGGCTCGTACGCGTGCCAGAACGGGGTGCGCAGCGCGCGGTTGCCCAGCAGCGGGGTGATGCGCAGCGCACTGCGGGCGATGTCGTCGAGGGGGTGCGCGGCGCGGCCCGCGCGGGCCAGGCGGGGGCCGTCCGAGGAGGGCAGGCCGGAGGCCTCCCAGGTGGAGCGGACGTGGTCGAAGAGGAGGACGTCCACCTCGTCCGGCAACTGCGCGACGCGCTCGGCGACCGTGCGCGGGGCGCCGGCGGGCAGGCCGTCCTTCGCGTGCACGAAGTGCAGCCAGCAGCCGGAGGCCCGGGCCGCGCCGGCCGAGCGGGCCGCGGCGTCGTCCGTGCCGTCCGGCAGGGGCAGCACCAGCATCTCCGGCGCGTACGCCCGGGCCGTCTCCTGGGCCCACGGCCCGACCGCGGCCACGATCACCTCGACGTCGGGGTGCGGGTGCGCGGCCAGGGAGGCGAGGAGTCCGGTCAGACGGTCCTGGGTGTTCGGCCCGTGGACGATGACACTGAGCTCGGGCATCGCGGGGGCTCCTTCACCTCCCAGGACTTATCGGGCTAGGTCATAGTGACACTAATAGAGTGAAAGGGTGACCTCCGGTTACGCCTGACGAGGGATGCCTCGCGAGGGGTGCTTCAGGAGGGGTGCCTCGGGAGGGAAGCCCTACGAGACAAGCCCTACGAGACAAGCCCTACGAGAGAAGAGGGGCTGTCGCGGGCGCCGGCTTCGGCTGCGGCTTGGGCTTCGGGCTCGGCTTGGCCGACTTGTCCCCCGTGAAGGCCTCGTACTCCTTCAGCACGTCGTCCGTCGGCCCGTCCATCCGCAGCTCGCCGCGCTCCAGCCACAGCACGCGGTCGCAGGTGTCCCGGATCGACTTGTTGTTGTGGCTGACCAGGAACACCGTGCCCGCGTGCTTGCGCAGCTCGCGGATCCTGGCCTCGGAACGCTTCTGGAAGGAGCGGTCGCCGGTGGCGAGGGCCTCGTCGATCAGCAGCACGTCGTGGTCCTTGGCGGCGGCGATGGAGAAGCGCAGGCGGGCCGCCATGCCGGAGGAGTACGTGCGCATGGGGAGGGTGATGAAGTCGCCCTTCTCGTTGATGCCGGAGAAGTCGACGATGTCCTGGTAGCGCTCCTTGACCTGCTCGCGGGACATGCCCATCGCGAGGCCGCCGAGGTGGACGTTGCGCTCGCCGGTGAGGTCGTTCATCAGGGCCGCGTTCACGCCGAGGAGGGAGGGCTGCCCGTCGGTGTAGATACGGCCGTTCGCGACCGGGAGGAGTCCGGCGACCGCCTTCAGCAGGGTCGACTTGCCGGAGCCGTTGGTGCCGATGAGCCCGATCGCCTCGCCCCGGTACGCCACGAAGGAGACCTTCTTGACGGCGTGCACCTTGCGCACGCCCGACGCCTTCTCGGTCTGCTTGCGGCGCAGGATGCGGTTGAGGGCGGCGGTGGCGGAGCCGCGGCCGGCGCCGGTGCCGTTGACGCGGTAGACGATGTCGACGCCGTCCGCGATGACGGTGGGGACCTGCTGGAGCTGATGGGCCTGCTGGGCCGACTGGACCTGATGGACCTGCTCTTGTGCGATCCGTTGTGCGGTCTGTGCGGTCTGTGCGGTCTGTGTGATCTGTGCGTTGTCAGCCACGGCCGTACGTCTCCTCAGCCTTCCAGAAGTAGATGAAGCCGCCGACGCCGGCGAGCAGCGCCCAGCCCGTCGCGATCGCCCACACGTGCGGCGGGAGTTGGCTCGCGTGGAAGCTGTCGATCAGCGCGAAGCGCATCAAGTCGATGTAGACGGCCGCGGGGTTGGCCTGCAGGGCCGCGGTCAGCCAGGACGGCCAGTCGGTGTGCTTGGCCATCATGTGGCTGATGCTGAACATCACGCCCGACGCGTACATCCACGTGCGCAGCACGAACGGCATCAGCTGGGCGATGTCCGGTGTGCTCGCACCCATACGGGCCATGATCATCGCGATGCCGGTGTTGAAGACGGACTGCAGCACCAGCGCCGGGACCACCAGGACCCACGAGACGCCGACCGGGATGCCGAAGAAGAGCAGGATCACGACCAGGGCCGCCATCGAGAACAGCAGCTGCTGGAGCTGCTGCAACGCGAAGGAGATCGGCAGCGCCGCCCGCGGGAAGTGCAGGGCCCGGACGAGGCCGAGGTTGCCGGAGATCGCGCGGGTGCCCGCCATGATCGAGCTCTGCGTGAACGTCCACACGAACACCCCCGTCACCAGGAACGGGATGTAGTCCGGCACCCCCCGGCTCGTGCCCAGCAACTTGCCGAAGATGAGGTAGTACACCGCCGCGTTCAGCAAAGGCGTCATCACCTGCCAGAGCTGGCCGAGCTTCGCCTGGCTGTACTGCGCCGTGAGCTTGGCCGTCGAGAAGGCGCCGATGAAGTGCCGGCGCGCCCACAGTCGGCGGACGTACGCGCGCAGGGAGGGGCGGGCCCCGCTGACCGAGAGGCCGTGCCGGGCGGCGAGGGCCGCGAGGTCGGCTTCGTAGGGCGGGGCGGGGGCCGTGGGGGGCGGCGTGTGGAGGGCCTGGGTCACATCCGCTGCTTTCGCTCAGGGGGAGGGGCCGGGGCGGGTTCTTACGCTTCTCTTCACGAACTCTTACGTCGGGACGGGACCGTATCGTCGCAACGTGAGCGTAGGTCTTGTGGGCGTCGGAACGCAACCGTTTCGTCGTAACGCCCTATGCTGTTCCGCATGACGACGAACGCCGACCAGCCCCAGACGAGTCCGCGCCGCCGGACCCCCGCCGGGGCGGCCGTGCTCCGCGAGGACGTGACGGAGGCCATCCGGGCGGCCGTCTTCGAGGAGCTGGCGTCGGTCGGCTACGCGCGGATGTCGATCGAGGGCATCGCGCGCCGCGCGGGCGTGGGCAAGACCGCGGTGTACCGGCGCTGGCGTTCCAAGCTGCACCTGGTGCTCGACGTGGTGTCGGCGGTGGCGGTCATGGGGCTGCCGACGCCGAACACGGGTTCCCTGGAAGGGGACCTGCGGATGCTGTACGAGGTGACCTCGCGCGCGTTGCGTCACCCCGTCGTGTCGCAGATCATCCCCGACCTCCAGGCCGAGGCGGCCCGCAACCCCGAGATCGCCGAGGCGCTGCAGAAGGCACTGGAGCAGGGGCAGGAGGGGGTCGCCAGCAAGATCCTGGCCGGGGCGGAGCAGCGTGGCGAGGTGCGGACGGGCATCGACAACGAGCTGGCGCTCGACCTGATCTCGGGCCCGTTGTACTGGCGGATGGTCGTGGCCCGCAGCCGGAAGCTGCCCAAGGGCTATCTGGACGCGCTGGCCCGGGCCACCACGGAGGCGCTCAAGGCGCTGTGAGTAGGCTGCGCGCAGCGACCGCCGGTTGGGCAGGTGGTGTCACCGCGGGCGCGGTGACCGGAGTAGAGGCGGAACTGCCGTGA is a window from the Streptomyces sp. NBC_00299 genome containing:
- a CDS encoding glycosyltransferase family 2 protein: MTPKATPPHSPLPDAALPEVALPDVTVTVIVFNDAERLPRAVESVRRQTHANIEIIISDDHSTDETPQVARHLAALDSRVRHLRLPENSGGCSAPRNRALEIARAPYVMFLDSDDELTDDAVELLLAAHREREIDFAMGAVVRIREDNGRRTKWMPHLVAERRTVLGIESEPRLLFEHLSTSKMYARAFLDRHDLRFPEGIHYEDQLFSAQAYCLAKEFTIVPEPVYRWHIAPYAATDTASISNQRDRLDNVRDRVRVQRLIDDFLAESGHTGLRDDKDFKFLKHDFRMYAGDLPYRDEQWLTSFADIMTPYLETLSPTAYARLPRTERVVLQLVRERRFEEARPAARGLGQGVAPRRVTPDAQGHTYWGETIPTTDWSRRELDVTDLELDTRPFRSAQFRHEITELTRGPGASIDLTIRTYDPGLRLPVGPHRAGLLLAPGRHRLKVPFRLTPVRPGIYEGHVHLDLATAPVPHHGFAGVRHPLLRIEHQGQAHSAVLLAPLDFPTLTTRIPYRTGTAPHQVTIEPEGRGTGRLQIRWQPVGITAKLLHPLTRRAARPRVRRAARLLRSALR
- a CDS encoding CDP-glycerol glycerophosphotransferase family protein, producing the protein MPELSVIVHGPNTQDRLTGLLASLAAHPHPDVEVIVAAVGPWAQETARAYAPEMLVLPLPDGTDDAAARSAGAARASGCWLHFVHAKDGLPAGAPRTVAERVAQLPDEVDVLLFDHVRSTWEASGLPSSDGPRLARAGRAAHPLDDIARSALRITPLLGNRALRTPFWHAYEPHLTTPDEPYAAYATLLLADHVAALNQVAYEHHELRPESLPPVTPEQHHALVGRYEALLTLATGAAGRTVPAVAPGHASRTTHAVLYDVMIRDCLRTFARTPMPDAVAREFFHRAAAAAVRQRPPGYRRPAGPEGIRRALLEEDAYTRYRAFQAANRTRRAAKSALGAGARHVSAALGDHHYRRSLSRPVNPNLAVFAAYWNRGVACNPAAIAAKLSELAPQIHPVWVVTPDNAPLLPPHTDHVLPGTRRYREVLATAKYLVNNVNFPNAVVKRPDAIHLQTHHGTPLKRMGVDQMEFPAAAKGLDFQALLSRIDRWDYSVSANSHSTRMWERAYPSRFVSLDHGYPRNDVYYTATAADIRTIRDRLGIPPAHRAILYAPTHRDYEAGWTPRLDLATLAEQLGKDTVLLVRGHYFYDGTPSPLTALRRTGRVIDVSAYDPVEDLALAADALVTDYSSIMFDYANLDRPIVVYADDWETYRSTRGVYFDLMTEPPGQVARTQQELTEILTTSAWHDEGATKARTAFRHRFCEYDDGRAAERVVRRVFLGESEDALPPVTPLEERTPAPSPREAV
- a CDS encoding ABC transporter ATP-binding protein gives rise to the protein MAQEQVHQVQSAQQAHQLQQVPTVIADGVDIVYRVNGTGAGRGSATAALNRILRRKQTEKASGVRKVHAVKKVSFVAYRGEAIGLIGTNGSGKSTLLKAVAGLLPVANGRIYTDGQPSLLGVNAALMNDLTGERNVHLGGLAMGMSREQVKERYQDIVDFSGINEKGDFITLPMRTYSSGMAARLRFSIAAAKDHDVLLIDEALATGDRSFQKRSEARIRELRKHAGTVFLVSHNNKSIRDTCDRVLWLERGELRMDGPTDDVLKEYEAFTGDKSAKPSPKPKPQPKPAPATAPLLS
- a CDS encoding ABC transporter permease, with product MTQALHTPPPTAPAPPYEADLAALAARHGLSVSGARPSLRAYVRRLWARRHFIGAFSTAKLTAQYSQAKLGQLWQVMTPLLNAAVYYLIFGKLLGTSRGVPDYIPFLVTGVFVWTFTQSSIMAGTRAISGNLGLVRALHFPRAALPISFALQQLQQLLFSMAALVVILLFFGIPVGVSWVLVVPALVLQSVFNTGIAMIMARMGASTPDIAQLMPFVLRTWMYASGVMFSISHMMAKHTDWPSWLTAALQANPAAVYIDLMRFALIDSFHASQLPPHVWAIATGWALLAGVGGFIYFWKAEETYGRG
- a CDS encoding TetR/AcrR family transcriptional regulator — encoded protein: MLFRMTTNADQPQTSPRRRTPAGAAVLREDVTEAIRAAVFEELASVGYARMSIEGIARRAGVGKTAVYRRWRSKLHLVLDVVSAVAVMGLPTPNTGSLEGDLRMLYEVTSRALRHPVVSQIIPDLQAEAARNPEIAEALQKALEQGQEGVASKILAGAEQRGEVRTGIDNELALDLISGPLYWRMVVARSRKLPKGYLDALARATTEALKAL